The Cyprinus carpio isolate SPL01 chromosome B22, ASM1834038v1, whole genome shotgun sequence genome contains the following window.
TGTCCTTGGCAGTGACCATGGTTCACAAGCAACAAGACCTCATAGGGAAGCTCATGCACTTGCTTGCAAAGGCAGGTCTGGTGTGTGCTTGGTGCGTGCTTTGAAGAGTGTGAGGCTTAAGGCCATATTTTCATGGCTGGCTGTGAGATTTTCCCATGATctcggtgacctgacagtctgcCTGTGTGACCTGTCTGGCTGAAGTGGCAGGGGTTTTGCACTTCAGCCTGGAGTTTTGGCAGTCTCAAGTTCAGCAAAGGGTCAATGTGATCCAGCAGCTCTTTATCAATGAGAAGTTAGTATGCGTGTATGACTGCGTGTTCAGTGCACACCTTTGGGCCTTAAGAGTTCAGTTCTGTTTCTGAGCTTCAGCATGGGGTCTGTCAAAGAGTTATAAGTGACATAAAAGTTGGGTTTACTTCAGTGTCACCAGAGCTTCACATCTCGCCTTGTTTTCCAAAATGCTGTCTCCTGGTTGCCCCCCTTTTCAATTGGGCTCCTCAGGAGTCCTGGTACTGGGTTTGTGTGCTGAAAGGTGTTGGATCATTCTGGATGTGCAGCCATCAGCTGAAGTGGGTGGGTGATGCCATTACTTGGTGATGGAATGGCTGGCCCTGTGGTAAGTGGCTGGTTAGAAAAGATCTGGGTCATGGGCCGGTCTGACCTTGAGACTGGGTTCTCGCAACCAGCTGAGATGTCAGGCCTGATCTTTGTGACCTGGCAATGCACTTCAGACGAGTTGGCTGGCTGGAAAGGTGAACTTTCCCGAGATCTTGGCATTTCTCTTAGTAGGAGGGCATTCTGGTAGGTTGTTGGTTTCTCATGCCGCTCGTAGTTAAAAGGAGTCTGCTAGTCTGATATATCCTGTTTGTCCTGCTGGTGAGGCCACTCTCACTCTATGGGCAAGAGCACCGATGATCCTGGTTGGCTCTCTGTGGCTTTAGCCTTGGTTTGATCATGGTCTGTCTGCCAGTTCACGTTGTCGTCCAGCCGTTTCGCTCAGGTGCCGTAGATCAGGAGTAGTCCCGGAACGGTGNNNNNNNNNNNNNNNNNNNNNNNNNNNNNNNNNNNNNNNNNNNNNNNNNNNNNNNNNNNNNNNNNNNNNNNNNNNNNNNNNNNNNNNNNNNNNNNNNNNNNNNNNNNNNNNNNNNNNNNNNNTGCAATTGATAAGAGAAGCATCCCTGCCTTAAATGTCCTGGATCTGAAACTGGATGTGAAGGATGGACATTAAGTTTGAAGAACAAAATGCAGAATTACCGTCAAAAACTTCGTGAGCTTGGTTGTGCAGAATTGATACTGAATAGACGAGATGCATCCAAACATACACTGAAAAGACCACGAAGATCTGAACTGAACTTTCTTCCTGACATTCCAACTGGTTTTGATGAAGAAGCTTTGGAGAATGAACGCAAATGGATGGAAGAAGAGGTGAAGAAGAAAGATGTGAACATGCGTGCTTTGAACACAAAGATGGATTTCACCTTCTCTCTTAGAAGACGTGAGGTTGTTGAAGATCAGCCTCTTGTATTAACACTCAAACAACGATGGCCAGCACTCTTTAATGAGGAACAGGTATGTTTCCTAAGGTCATATTGTACatacagttgttttgtttatttgcttgaactctctccttttttctttctcttatgtTTCTCACATAGGTTTATGCAGAATTTAGAAGGATCAACCATTTAGACCTTAAATCCACATTCCTAACATCATTGGATAACAACTCCAGAGGCTTGCTGAAACTCTTCAGAGCAAAAGTAATACAGAGAGGCGATTGTGACTTGGAGACTTTGCTGGACAATCTAGATGAACAGGTAggtcacaatttttatttaaagggatagttcaccccaaaacgaagattatgttgtcatttactcacctttttgatttttgattttgttccaaactcataagaaatttttttatcttcagaacacagatgaagatttttaatcaaatctgaGAGATATGCCCCTCCATTGAAAGTCTGTTCACCCAAAGCTTTGACACTTCAAAGATACATTgctcaaaaaataaatcattatgagCCATTTAATCTGTGTTGTCTAAAGAGATTTGTTGCTTGATGCATGAGAATATTGGTTCTTGCAGAAGCTCAAACCAGAGCCATATTCAAGGGCTCTGGTTCAAATGTGCTGGCCTGGCATGCGAGAACCTTGTTGGTTCTAATATTTCGAGCAAGCATACTTCAGCTTCCTTGATCAAATTCCTTCCTTGTTAGCTGACCAGTAGGGGTGTGAGAAtacagggttagttcaccccaaaatgaaaattgtcattaattacacaccctcatgccattccagaCTTGTTAgattttcatttgtgttcagaacacaaattaaatgaaatctgagagaatgtctgtttgtttatacatttaaaaatgttattaatcagATGTTATTATTTTCATTCCCTTGTACAGATGGCAGACTTAACTGTGCAGAGAAGGGCTACTGCTCTTCGGGGTCTTCCTTTTTATTTCAAGGAACATGGAACCATATGCAAGACTATTctggtaatttttttatattctctacTGTTCATTGAAAATTAATGGGATCATGTTGTTTTGTCACTGCATGTCGCTGGCAGTGTGAATGGGACTAACCTCCCTCAAAGGGCATTTTCTCCACCTAGTCACCCATAAATCTTGTACCCTCTAGTCACCTATCTAGTCACCCTGGCAAATCTCCTCCATTATATCAGGTGCTTATGacttaagtataaataaattaataaatacataaatgcataatttaataaataaataaatgtagaaatgcatacataaatgaataattaaataatacaattctaaAATAGACAAATGCAGCTatgcataaatgaatgaatacatgaataattttgtccaaagaatattttttaattgcgCTATGTTTGTACCATTTGTGTTATactacatttatgtatttctacatttatttatttttacatgtatttatgcatttctatatttatttatttatttatttatgtgtaccCAAGTTAATA
Protein-coding sequences here:
- the LOC109050006 gene encoding uncharacterized protein LOC109050006; the protein is MQNYRQKLRELGCAELILNRRDASKHTLKRPRRSELNFLPDIPTGFDEEALENERKWMEEEVKKKDVNMRALNTKMDFTFSLRRREVVEDQPLVLTLKQRWPALFNEEQVYAEFRRINHLDLKSTFLTSLDNNSRGLLKLFRAKVIQRGDCDLETLLDNLDEQMADLTVQRRATALRGLPFYFKEHGTICKTILSSEALEHHKVGMKMGILEVVTSNSSTSRSLSDVVNVAIVLEEEVVLENMGDFVSAFIVLFGMLYALNMEYNKDLRYTFEFIQKVFLNMGTECSKKVQTLMSKLLEN